ATGAAGGGTCAGCTTGCCCTGGTGCTGGCCCTGGGGGCGCGCCCCGACCTGCTCGTGCTGGATGAGCCCACCGCGGGCCTGGATCCGGTGGCCCGCAAACATTTTCTCCAGACGGTACTGGCCGAGGCCACGGCTGCTGGCCAGACGGTGTTTCTCTCCTCGGACCTGCTGGAAGATGTGGAGCGGGTGGCCGACACCCTGGCCATCATCAGGAATGGCTGCCTGGTGCTCCAGAAGCCCATGGATGAGGTCAAGATGGGGGAGAAAAAGGTGCGCGTGGTGTTCCAGAACCAGCCGCCTGCCTGGCTGGCCGAAATTCCCGGAGTGAGGCGTGTGCAAAAGGAGGGGGCAGCCTTCCTGCTCACCGTGACCGGGGGTGTGCCGGCGGTGTTGGAACGGCTGCGCACCGTGCCCCTGTTTGCCCTGGAGGTGATCGACCTGACTCTGGATCAGGTGTTCGAGGAGTATTGCGAGTAGGTGGCAGAGGCACACTGTGCGGCTGGCGGGCCGTGCGGCGGGTCGCCAGGT
The Bacillota bacterium DNA segment above includes these coding regions:
- a CDS encoding ABC transporter ATP-binding protein, which translates into the protein MTEYALWTEGLRKRFGDTVAVDGIDLRVPRGSIFGFLGPNGAGKTTTIKLLLGLLRPDGGRFAVLGREGRPQPDVLARVGYVPEIPGLYSYMTAGDLAAFCSRLYPRWDQGLVDRYLDFFRLPRNRKVGRFSRGMKGQLALVLALGARPDLLVLDEPTAGLDPVARKHFLQTVLAEATAAGQTVFLSSDLLEDVERVADTLAIIRNGCLVLQKPMDEVKMGEKKVRVVFQNQPPAWLAEIPGVRRVQKEGAAFLLTVTGGVPAVLERLRTVPLFALEVIDLTLDQVFEEYCE